A window from Malania oleifera isolate guangnan ecotype guangnan chromosome 7, ASM2987363v1, whole genome shotgun sequence encodes these proteins:
- the LOC131160446 gene encoding uncharacterized protein LOC131160446, producing MLKLPEELGNQIANSGNHVREESEYVRLVVPSGPGMTEADNLQPQAVTRKKSFIWWIKVLILCIFTVVFFLIFLKWGVPFLFDKVLLPVMQWEATAFGRPVLALVLVASLAFFPVLLIPSGPSMWLAGMIFGYGLGFVIIMIGTTVGMILPYVIGLLFRDRIHQWLKKWPQKAAMIRLAGEGTWLNQFQVVALFRISPFPYTIFNYAIVATSMRFWPYLCGSVAGMVPEAFIYIYSGRLLKTLADVKYGKYQMTLIEIIYNIISFVIAIITTVAFTIYAKRALNDLKSSAATGEEVSASDPCNFEMEKLPLERPKHLGFSSFLS from the exons ATGCTAAAATTGCCTGAGGAGCTAGGGAATCAGATTGCGAACTCTGGCAATCATGTCAGGGAAGAAAGCGAATATGTGAGATTGGTTGTACCCAGCGGACCAGGGATGACTGAAGCTGATAACTTGCAACCTCAAGCAGTAACAAGAAAGAAATCTTTCATCTGGTGGATCAAAGTCTTAATATTGTGTATTTTTACTGTtgtattttttctcattttcttgaaATGGGGAGTGCCGTTTCTTTTTGATAAG GTTCTCCTCCCAGTCATGCAATGGGAGGCCACTGCCTTTGGTCGTCCAGTTCTTGCTCTTGTGCTTGTTGCTTCACTGGCATTCTTCCCTGTGCTCTTAATCCCTTCTGGCCCGTCCATGTGGTTGGCGGGGATGATTTTTGGATATGGTCTTGGATTTGTTATAATCATGATTGGAACAACTGTTGGAATGATCCTGCCATATGTGATTGGATTGCTGTTTCGGGACCGAATCCAT CAATGGCTAAAGAAATGGCCTCAGAAAGCTGCAATGATAAGATTGGCTGGGGAAGGGACCTGGTTGAATCAGTTTCAAGTGGTTGCGCTATTTAGAATTTCACCATTTCCATACACAATTTTCAACTATGCTATAGTGGCAACAAGTATGAGATTTTGGCCCTATTTATGCGGATCAGTAGCTGGCATGGTACCAGAAGCTTTCATTTACATCTATAG TGGCCGGTTATTAAAGACTTTAGCAGATGTTAAGTATGGGAAATATCAAATGACTCTGATCGAAATCATATACAACATTATCTCCTTTGTAATTGCTATCATCACGACAGTTGCATTTACCATCTATGCAAAGAGAGCTTTAAATGACCTTAAAAGTTCAGCAGCTACTGGAGAAGAAGTCTCTGCTTCTGATCCCTGCAATTTTGAGATGGAGAAGCTTCCACTTGAAAGACCCAAGCATCTGGGCTTTTCATCCTTCTTGTCATAA